The sequence aatgtcatacagtgacttgtatatactatacactgaaatgaaagtacaatatttatattcagatttatttattttataattatatgacaaAGTGAGAGTCAGTGATAGTGGCTGTGAAACTTgtctttttatgtctgattttttttgtaagcaagtggtttttaagtgaggtggtGTAACCTGGagatacgcaagacaaatcagacccctgaaaggggcatggacagtagtctggaaaggtatAGGGCCACTGTTTCAGGAAAAAGAGCTCTGGTCTTTTCAgtcccttttattttaaaaaagcaaataaccCATGTTTTGTGGTTCTTATATGAAATGAATCCCCTTAAAAGCAGCTAAATGGTAGGTAAAACATAATAGCTATGTGAAATGGTCGCTAGTTTGCACTGTTACATGTttgactctcattgacttccttGGGTACCAAtcagtttctttctttttgcTGGTACTCCACAGGGCTGTTATATTAGTACACTGACTTGTGGCAAACACATGCAGTACACTTGAAATGACCTCCATTGTATGCCTTTCCTTCTGTAGCATAGAGGTTATTGTACATTGTAACTTCAGAGTGGAGCCTACCAGGGACTGGTAGGATTTTTGCTGAATAGTAGAGAGATCCAGCCTTTATGATGTCTAATGCACTCACTTGTTATCAGATTTTCCTAATAGTTTTCACACTTAGTGTTCCATAGTCAAAATCAAATCTTACAGTTCTAAACTGTCATCCTGATGCCATGGTTTGTGGAATGTCTTAGTAACCTAAGATTGGTCTGTCTGCTGTAACCTCAAATTCAGTTGATCCTGCCACTGGACTAAACTATGTAGTAACTGAATAAGGCCTAATAAAAGATCTAACTTTGTCTCCACAGAGAGGAGGAAGCTATTCAATTAGATGGCTTAAATGCATCCCAGATAAAAGAAATCAGAGAGAAATCTGAGAAGTTTGctttccaagctgaagttaaCAGAATGATGAAACTCATTATCAATTCTTTATATAAAAACAAGGAGGTAAGCAATATGTTTATTTAAACAATGTCAACATATATAGTTCTAGCATAAAGTTTATCATCCCTATACATATCGTTTCAGATTTTCCTGAGAGAATTGATTTCAAATGCTTCTGATGCTCTAGATAAGATAAGGCTATTATCACTGACTGATGACAATGCCCTTGCTGGTAATGAAGAACTCACTATTAAAATAAAGGTAAGAGCTGCTAGCTACTAATGGTACTCTGCTGATTCTTCCAGCCATTAGTAAATACCTTTTCACTTGCCCAAGCTAATAAATTTGTATTTAACATTCTGCATATCCCAGAGTTTGTAAACTACTTCGTCTAAAACCTTGGTACCCTACCATTGGTTTGACCATAAAATCCTCAAATGCCCTGTCTTAGTGTTGTAGCAAACATTTATGGCTGCCTCTGAACTCTCTTCCTGTGGAGAGTGGCTGAACCACTGCATTGCTTCAGCAAGAGTGTCTTCCCTTATTGCATTAATGTGAATCCATGCTCTAGCCAGATTTTTGCATAGTAGACTTTCTTCATGAAGAGTCTTCTCATTACTGTAACATCTCACCTGTAACTTTCAACTTTAACAAGATGCAATGCATGCTGTCTCCAAGTGACACTTAACTGAATTTACCTTATTCATTTTCTAGTGTGATAAAGAGAAGAACATGCTTCATGTTACAGACACAGGTATTGGCATGACCAAGGaagaattaattaaaaacttgGGTACCATTGCCAAGTCTGGTACAAGTGAATTCTTAAACAAGATTACTGAAATGCCGGAAGATAGTCAGTCAACATCTGAGCTGATTGGCCAGTTTGGTGTTGGCTTCTATTCTGCCTTCCTTGTAGCAGACAGAGTTATTGTCACATCAAAGCACAATAATGATACTCAACACATTTGGGAATCTGATTCAAATGAATTCTCAGTGATTGATGACCCCAGAGGCGCCACCTTAGGCAGAGGCACCACCATAACGTAAGTGTTGCAGCTGATCCAATAGTAAGCTGTTGATGTATACCTTGCTCATTAGCATGTTCTCTGCATTATGAATAGGGCCCTagcaaattcatggtccattttgctcaatttcagtcataggatttttaaaatcataaattttaTGATTTTAAGCtatttatttaaaactgaaatttcagtattagaattgtaggggtcctgacccaacaaggagttgtgtgggggttgcaaggttactgTAAGAgtgtagcagtactgcaaccccctacttctgcgctgctgcccgtggcggctctgccttcagagctgggcagctggagagcagcggctgctgtccgggagcctagctctgaaggcagtgcagaagtaagggtggcaatactatgatctttctcctcccctcacccccacccaaaaaaaaaaactttcaacccccctgcaactccatgttgggtcaggatccccaatttgagaaacttaGGTCTCCCGTGTGAAATCAGTATAgtatatagggtaaaagcatacaaaagagcAGACTTTGTGGTcagtgatgcgtttttcatggctgtgaatgtGGTAGGACACTAACTATGAATCCTGTGCAGTAACTCTTCATTTATAGTGTCCTTAGCCTGGAATAAGTGCTTTTCCTGAATAGGAATGACTTCCTGAATCAAAGCCATGGTTTAGGGACTTGAAAATAACTACTGACTAAAGGTGTTAGTGAAAAATTGGCAAAAAACACATTCTTGCATAGGTTAAGGATGTGATGAGATATTAACAAGTATGCTTGGTCATGCTTGATTTCTAGTTTTCACAAACTTGGAATTTGTTTTAGTTCAGCTACATTAGCTGAAAGTACATACTACAGTACTCTTGCTAAACTGCTAGTGTTTTCTAAAGTGGACTTAGTGATGGAGAAGAGTGGACTAGAACAAACAAAGTGCCTGCGAACTTAAATACTTTAATAGCGGCAGTCAATTTGTGGTCCACATTGACAAAGAACTTTGTGCTAAGCTCTGGTATAAGTTAATGCATAGTGTAGAGAATAATGGCTGATCCCTTCAGAGCTGATCTCCATACTTGTACTGCTCTGACATAACTGGCTACTGTGTTGGCTGTCCTTTCTGCTAATACAGTTGGCTTGCTCTTCCTATCTGAGGCTTATCAAACTTGAATAGCAAGAACCACAAACAGAAACATGCCATTTTCAATTTTGTCAaactttccattaacttcaagtGGTTAAATCTTAAATTTTTGTCTGCTACTGCATGTAAAAATTGAAAATGCACGATTAAGGGCTCTACCTTTTCTCCTATTCACTTAATACACTTCAGATTTTACTAAGAGAAAGCACTTCCTAGTCCTGATAGCTTGAGTTGCAAGTACTGCTAGGAAGACTTTCCCCAACTTAATGTGGTGGAAAAAATGAAACAAGTGCTAAATGTAGTAGTTCCTCTTAAATAAGGCCAAACTACCTGACAATAAAAATCCCTCTGAGCAGCCAATTTCAGTTATACTCTGGGACTGGCTTGGTGTGCAGCTCATGGATTAGAGGGTGACTCAACATTCTCCAGTGGACCCTTTCTCTTCATTTGCAGTATGTTTCTTTGGTGCAGCTGATTTAAGCTTTTGTTTGTAAGAATACTAGATTTGTTGGAAGATCCTCAActagtaagaatttttttttggtgacacttctccccacccccactctgaagtctagtAAATGATGTAGAATTGGTTTCAAACAATGATTGTGCTAAACTGATTTGTCTTTAAATGCAGTTTTCTAAAGCTGTTCTGGTCTGCTTTGTTGGGCTTCCATGGTTGGAACAGCTGTAATTGGTACTGCTTTTCCTCTGGAAAAAGACAGGAGAGCAAAGGAGCAGAGTGGACTTAGTCCCAATTTAGTTGAAACTTTCCCAAGGGACTGTCCACTATTTGGGTGTTCTGATACACTAGATTCTTCAAAATATTTATGCATAGATTCAAATAGCAAAATTGTATTGAAATGCTAACCTGTCTAACGCTTGTACTGTCTTCTTCAGACTTGTCTTGAAGGAGGAGGCATCTGACTATCTTGAGCTGGATACAATTAAAAATCTAGTCAAGAAATATTCACAGTTCATTAACTTCCCTATATATGTGTGGAGCAGCAAGGTAAATAGCTTTAACTCTTAACTAATTGAAActtgtactgtgtatatataatgaATGTAAAGGCTTGAAATATCCATTTCCTGATAGGGTGCCCTCATTCATCACAGAATTTCCTGAGCTGGCTGTTCTACAGAGCTTAAGCATCCTATGAAAGCACTTATCCTCATGGTTTCAAAAACTACATTGGTTTGTGTTTGGCTGGTGGTGGTTCTCCAAATTGACTTTTCCAAAGCAGCAGAACTGACAAGATGCTGGCTAGCTTCACTGCTCTCCAAACCTGGGGAATAGGAGAACTTATGGCAACTTCACACTACTTGTAAAAGCTGAGCAGTAGCTGAGGAAATTGGAATCCATAAGAAGGATGACTCAAAAGAGGCAGGTGAAAGGATAAGTCAGAGACCAGTCCTTTCACCTCCCCAAGTGTGGAGGGAGAGCATAACTCTCTGCTACTTCTCCCTTCAAGAAGCTACAGGGTGGCCCCGGATAACTAATAGCCGGATAACTAATAGCCGGAAGCAAAACGAAAAGGTGGAAGCCTCAAGCAGAGAATGCATCATGGTGGAAATAAGTACCATGCTACCTGTAGTTTCTGGGGCTTCTCACCAGGGTATTGTTTTGGGGCCTTACTGGAGGTTCACATTCTGATGTTTTGTGTATGCCTCTGGTTAGTGTCTTTAGTGGTATAGTACAAAATTCAGACCTAATGGTTGAAAATCAACTTAGGCAAGCTTGTTTCTGCTGCAGCCCCATTCACATCTCTTGCTATTCAGTGAATTATTACATACTACTAATTAGAATGCAGAATACTACatggattattttaaattatggCAGTTGACATGTGCTAgagttttttcatttaaaagaacaGCTTATTATAGTCAAATGGTGACTAGATTTTCAAATCTAAACCCCTGGATTATCAATCATAAATCATTGTTTCATGAGGGTGCTaggcaaggaaaggctgtttGACCAGGTTCTTCTGAAGCAAAGTGGACTTATAGCTAAGTGTTTCCACAGACTGAGACTGTAGAAGAGCCCATTGAAGAGGAGGaagtaaaagaaaaagaggaaacaGATGATGAAGCtgctgtggaggaggaggaggaagaagagaaaaagcCAAAAACTAAAAAGGTAAGTGGTTTTTTGCATGTGTGGGATTTGGGGGTttttgggagggagcagggggtggtgtaTATACTTCAGAGTGCTAAACAACTTGGTTTACAGTTCCATGTTAAGGGGTGTAgaaccctttgtcttccagatgTGCATGATATATTTTTAGCGCCAATGGTACCTTCTAGTAAGTTTACCATCAGTATGGTGTTAGTAGAAATCTGCTGTTAGCAAGAGTAAAATAAAATTCTAATACACTATATTTTGATCTAACAATTGCCAAACAGCAGAAAATGTCTTCTGTTCAGAAATACTGGTAGTACCTTGTGAATGGTAGTTCCGTAAGGATTTCTCTACAGTACACCTAGCCCTGTACTCCGCCTCTAATGTATTTCTTACATTGGCAAGTAAGCTTCTGAGGGGGATCAAGAGTCTTGAGCCATTAGAGATAACACAAACTCTGCCAAATCAGAATAATTCCAGCAACACTACTGGAAAGCTTTTTCACCCAAACTCAGGCTCAAGAGAAATTTTAGTATTTTGATTTGATATAAATTCAGATAAAACATGCATAATTTCCATTTCTTGTGTACATGAGTAAATCATCATGTACATAAACCCTGAGTTATCCACTGTCAGTGACGTCCCCTTCAGTCATTCCCACCACAGTGCTTGCCATTACACACTACATCTTAAACTTCAGACTGTAAAACCTTCAGGGTAGGCATTATGTGCAACTTGTGTATGCTCCTTGTACATTATGAGCACTTGGTGAAGTAACACTCTGCATGCAAAAAACTACAGAGGTTGACAATACATAAGTAAACTTTCTAACTTGAGTGAAGCAGTAACTTTCTTATGTAACTTGTACATCAATATCAGCAATCTCAGGCATAAGCAAGAGCTGAACAATGTAGAATTGACTTTTTTTTCATGCACAGGTTGAAAAAACTATCTGGGATTGGGAGCTTATGAACGATATCAAACCAATTTGGCAGAGACCATCTAAGGAAGTTGAAGAAGATGAATACAAAGCTTTTTACAAATCATTTTCTAAGGTAAATTTGATACAGGCTTCAAATTTCTATAGTACATGTCTGGTACAGTATAAGCTCAGTCTAATGTATGGGAGGTGATGATGTGGAATGCCAGACCCTTAAACCTACCACTAAACTTACCTTTCAGTAAAGGTTCTTGTTCTGATTGAGGGAGGTAGGGAAGGGAGTGTGAGGAGTAGTGGGGAAGAGTTGGTATGGTCTCTTACTCTTCGGGCAATGCTGCACCAAAATATTAAATTctgcacaattttaaaatattgtacattaCTGTCAAAATAACCCAATGTATAGTCATGCCAGTTTCCGTttattttggcaatttatttcaaaatacctgtcggCAAGAATGCCTGTAACAatacaaagattcaggaaatgttttttgagaAATAGATTTCTAGGCATATTAATAAAGAACTTTCTTTGACAGCTCTGTTtcagtgaaattaaatatttcatttaaacagTCATACAAAAGTATTGTAATGACCTGGCCTGAGAGGGCAATAGCGTCCTTAAGGACTGCTTTGTGTGTCTGTCATGTCTAGTCCGAAGTTCAAGCATCTGTGTATAGTATGGCTTTTGGGTCATGCCATTGTAGTGGGATGGCGGGGGGGGTTGGTGAGTTAGCAGTAGTTGTAAGATAGCAGGTGGCTAGCATGGGGAAGGGAGAACCAGGATAGGGTCAGGGAGTGTGCATGTGGTGGTTTTGTGTTCAGTCATATACATGGTTTGccaggcaaaaccctttcacctccaGAGGCAATATGCATGCCCCCATGCCAGGTATGGGTAGGAGTGCTGGGTGCAGGGATGCAGTggtagatagaatcatagaatatcagggttggaagggaccccagaaggtcatctagtccaaccccctgctcgaagcaggaccaattcccagttaaatcatcccagccagggctttgtcaagcctgaccttaaaaacctctaaggaaggagattctaccacctccctaggtaacgcattccagtgtttcaccaccctcttagtgaaaaagtttttcctaatatccaatctaaacctcccccattgcaacttgagaccattactcctcgttctgtcatctgctaccattgagaacagtctagagccatcctctttggaaccccctttcaggtagttgaaagcagctgtcaaatcccccctcattcttctcttctgcagactaaacaatcccagctccctcagcctctcgtcataagtcatgtgctctagacccctaatcatttttgttgcccttcgctggactctctccaatttatccacatccttcttgtagtgtggggcccaaaactggacacagtactccagatgaggcctcaccagtgtcgaatagaggggaacgatcacgtccctcgatctgctcgctatgccccgacttatacatcccaaaatgccattggccttcttggcaacaagggcacactgttgactcatatccagcttctcgtccactgtcacccctaggtccttttctgcagaactgctgcctagccattcggtccctagtctgtagcggtgcattggattcttccatcctaagtgcaggaccctgcacttatccttattgaacctcatcagatttcttttggcccaatcctccaatttgtctaggtccttctgtatcctatccctcccctccagcgtatctaccactcctcccagtttagtatcatccgcaaatttgctgagagtgcaatccacaccatgctccagatcatttatgaagatattgaacaaaaccggccccaggaccgacccctggggcacaccacttgacaccgcctgccaactagacatggagccattgatcactacccgttgagcccgacaatctagccagctttctacccaccttatagtgcattcatctagcccatacttccttaacttgctgacaagaatactgtgggagaccgtgtcaaaagctttgctaaagtcaagaaacaatacatccactgcttttccttcatccacagaaccagtaatctcatcataaaaggcgattagattagtcaggcatgaccttcccttggtgaacccatgctgactgttcctgatcactgaTAGGGATAGATTCAGGCTGGCAAGGAATATAAGAGGGAGGGTGGCATCACTAGGGTCCTGTGCACACAAAGACATTGTGTACACATAACTAATCCATTTGAAGCACACAACTGGAAAAGAAGCATATGGGTGAAAATCAAATTTGGGACTGCGGGGGGAATTCTGCAGGGAACATTAAATCTGCATTACAGAATTCTAGTAGAAGTAATCTTTGCAACTGAGACATCCTACTTTTGTCATATCCCCTTGCAGATACCAGTGAAAATGCTAGTGGTTGTGTAATGGCTCTTATTACTTTTCACTAGTATTGTTTGCTTTTTCAATTTCAATGATTGTTCCTCACTTTTGGTAGAACCAGGCTGCTCACTAatatattaacaggtttcagagtagcagccgtgttagtctgtatccacaaaaaaagtactccttttctttttactaatataTTAGTGAACTACTGGTTGCATGCTATTTAACATGGAAGTAAACTACCATAATCTGGGGTTTAAGAGTTCGGTCTCAGTATTTAGTTGGCAATCTCCTTAATCTCATTTCATTCAAATCTAGAATGAAAGGAAGATAAAATTTCCCTTCTAAAGGATAGATAATCAGTGGTAGAGTTATGCAGAGGTTATTTCTATATCACTGATCCAACTGTTCCTTCCACAAGTGCAAACTCACAAGAATAGCTTTCACACACAAGCTCTAGAAAGAAACACTGACTAAATAGTAATTTTCCTTCCACAGGAACACGATGATCCTATGGCTTATATTCACTTCACTGCTGAAGGAGAAGTAACATTCAAGTCTATCTTGTTTATTCCCACCACAGCTCCACGTGGTTTATTTGATGAATATGGATCCAAAAAGAGTGATTACATTAAGGTAAAAACATAAGTATGCTGAAAGCTGGAATAAACTTAAACATCCCTCAAACATTCCTAATacttttattcttatttttaacATGCAGTTGTATGTCCGGAGAGTGTTTATCACTGATGACTTCCATGATATGATGCCTAAATATCTTAATTTTGTCAAGGGTGTTGTAAGTATCTTGAAGTTTTTAACTGAGTTGGCTTAAGTTACTCTTGCTTCTATTTTATAAATTCACCTTTTTTCCCCAATTAGGTGGACTCTGATGATCTTCCTCTGAATGTATCCCGTGAAACCCTCCAGCAGCATAAATTGCTAAAGGTATCTTAGACATAATTTAACAAGCTACTTCCCTAGTTAAGTAACATGATTGTAGTAAGTATGGGGAAACACAATACCCAAGTAGTCATAGTTAGCCTAGATTCTTTCTAGCCCTATCCTATCTAAATTAGGAATAAAGTAAAAAGCAAGACATCACTTTAAGTAAGTGAAAAGAAGTTAAGCTTGAAGATACAAAGTGGAATGATTCATAAACTGTTGCCACAAATTCAAAGTTTAGTAGATCTTCattggaagaaaatgaaaaggagatggctacagaagagtaACATGAGAACTGAGGTGGTACCTAACAGATTCTGTTGGAGCATTCTTTGTAGTAGCTTCAAACGATTGGTTGTGCTCAGTGTTTATGTAACAGTATGGGTGAGCTTGCTTGTTTGTCTCTGGAATTCTTAGGTTATTAGGAAGAAACTGGTTCGTAAAACTCTTGACATGATCAAGAAGATTGCTGAAGAAAAATACAATGATACATTTTGGAAAGAATTTGGTACTAACGTAAAACTTGGCGTGATTGAGGATCATTCCAACCGTACCCGTTTAGCTAAACTTCTTCGTTTCCAGTCATCTCATCATGAAAGTAACACTACTAGTCTGGACCAGTATGTGGAGAGGATGAAGGAGAAACAAGACAAAATCTATTTCATGGCGGGGTCCAACAGAAAAGAGGCAAGAATAAAAATTTTTCAGTGTTATAAAGCAAAATAGTCAAGTAGCAAACCAGTCTGAGTTTAGGAATCAATCTAGTTGTAATTCAGGGTCTTACTGCTGGAAAGAGTGGCTAGGCTCAGCGTGCTATATGACTGTAGTTGCTTGTACTGTAGTATTACTGTTGCTGTTCAAGGCAACTTAGATATTAGCAGCGTCTGGCATTTAGGTTACAGTTCTTTAGCCAGTTGTGAAAATATTACAGCAATGGAATTCAAGAATTTAGTGCCAAGCAATATTAAACTTGTTTCTAATTAACTCGTATTTGTAGGCTGAATCTTCACCATTTGTTGAACGTCTTCTGAAAAAGGGTTATGAAGTGATCTATTTGACTGAACCTGTAGACGAATACTGCATTCAAGCTCTGCCAGAATTTGATGGCAAGAGATTCCAGAATGTTGCTAAGGAAGGAGTGAAATTTGATGAAAGTGATAAATCCAAGGAGAGTCGGGAAGCTTTGGAAAAAGAATTTGAGCCACTCTTAACCTGGATGAAAGACAAGGCTTTAAAGGACAAGGTACGAATTCAATATTCACAGT is a genomic window of Natator depressus isolate rNatDep1 chromosome 1, rNatDep2.hap1, whole genome shotgun sequence containing:
- the HSP90B1 gene encoding endoplasmin, whose product is MKPLWGLALLCVLLLASSARAEEPDVDGKVEDDLGKSREGSRTDDEVVQREEEAIQLDGLNASQIKEIREKSEKFAFQAEVNRMMKLIINSLYKNKEIFLRELISNASDALDKIRLLSLTDDNALAGNEELTIKIKCDKEKNMLHVTDTGIGMTKEELIKNLGTIAKSGTSEFLNKITEMPEDSQSTSELIGQFGVGFYSAFLVADRVIVTSKHNNDTQHIWESDSNEFSVIDDPRGATLGRGTTITLVLKEEASDYLELDTIKNLVKKYSQFINFPIYVWSSKTETVEEPIEEEEVKEKEETDDEAAVEEEEEEEKKPKTKKVEKTIWDWELMNDIKPIWQRPSKEVEEDEYKAFYKSFSKEHDDPMAYIHFTAEGEVTFKSILFIPTTAPRGLFDEYGSKKSDYIKLYVRRVFITDDFHDMMPKYLNFVKGVVDSDDLPLNVSRETLQQHKLLKVIRKKLVRKTLDMIKKIAEEKYNDTFWKEFGTNVKLGVIEDHSNRTRLAKLLRFQSSHHESNTTSLDQYVERMKEKQDKIYFMAGSNRKEAESSPFVERLLKKGYEVIYLTEPVDEYCIQALPEFDGKRFQNVAKEGVKFDESDKSKESREALEKEFEPLLTWMKDKALKDKIEKAVLSQRLTQSPCALVASQYGWSGNMERIMKAQAYQTGKDISTNYYASQKKTFEINPRHPLIKDMLRRIKENEDDKTVADLAVVLFETATIRSGYMLPDTKEYGERIERMLRLSLNIDLDAKVEEEPEEPEDTAEAEQDEEEEEEEVEADGDESETEKESTDVKDEL